The following coding sequences are from one Pigmentibacter sp. JX0631 window:
- a CDS encoding PilZ domain-containing protein — MEVFDAEGKSIFDIAPKKKKRYVLYLFKLTREDETRIRTIEKAIQNALNEYILVRFEDPNEALKALLVKNIEIIIIDHSLFNDDNIAIDFGVECKKRKKCPLFFVAKNEEELVRKYREKLSIYEEFDDYFKEPIDFIEISRKIKRASTTIGRRAKRFSLGIPIKVYRLNLNVYEDVILNDISLVGFSISIKNEHFFKTNEQIKIKVPLQDFNLFHPQYGDFLPVAGKVRRISINGKIIGCSLEHATPMQIEVLMNLLEKVTRRLRMLKIAEKPKEEIDPVPV; from the coding sequence ATGGAAGTATTTGACGCCGAAGGTAAATCTATATTTGATATTGCTCCCAAAAAGAAAAAAAGATATGTCCTTTATTTATTTAAATTAACAAGAGAAGATGAAACAAGAATTAGGACTATTGAAAAAGCAATACAAAATGCATTGAATGAATATATTTTAGTTCGTTTTGAAGATCCTAATGAAGCTTTAAAAGCTTTATTAGTCAAAAATATTGAAATTATTATTATTGACCATTCTTTATTTAATGATGATAATATTGCAATTGACTTTGGAGTTGAGTGTAAAAAAAGAAAAAAATGTCCGTTATTTTTTGTTGCAAAAAATGAGGAAGAATTAGTAAGAAAGTATCGAGAAAAGCTTTCGATTTATGAAGAATTTGATGATTACTTTAAAGAACCAATAGACTTTATAGAAATTAGCAGAAAAATTAAAAGAGCATCCACAACAATCGGAAGAAGAGCGAAAAGATTTTCATTGGGTATTCCAATTAAAGTCTATAGATTAAATTTAAATGTCTATGAAGATGTAATATTAAATGATATAAGTTTAGTTGGATTCAGTATCTCTATAAAAAATGAACACTTTTTCAAAACAAATGAACAAATTAAAATAAAAGTCCCATTACAAGATTTTAATTTATTTCATCCACAATATGGAGATTTCTTACCAGTAGCAGGAAAAGTAAGAAGAATCTCTATAAATGGTAAAATTATTGGATGCTCTTTAGAGCATGCCACTCCAATGCAGATTGAAGTATTAATGAATTTACTTGAAAAAGTAACAAGAAGACTAAGAATGTTAAAAATTGCTGAAAAACCGAAAGAAGAGATTGATCCGGTTCCTGTTTAA
- the pgsA gene encoding CDP-diacylglycerol--glycerol-3-phosphate 3-phosphatidyltransferase, translating to MIFSFFKKTQNQTSDNEVSEISKEKVLPNWLKKLPNRLTFLRILCIPVVVYLMSLGEVAPESGHFGLIQPIKISTTDIAAALVFALAALTDFFDGWIARKFNVETVLGKLLDPLADKLLVVSAMVILVEKHRMDGLIAVIIIVRDLGINAIRLAAVDDGIQISSNIIGKTKTTFQDIGIIGLTVCGTLWFIPFHYIGQLFIFLALAASLISGGQYLFDYARKLKKN from the coding sequence TTGATATTTTCATTCTTTAAAAAAACTCAGAACCAAACAAGTGATAATGAAGTTTCAGAAATTTCAAAAGAAAAAGTTTTACCTAATTGGTTAAAAAAATTACCAAATCGCTTAACGTTTTTAAGAATTCTTTGTATTCCAGTTGTTGTCTACCTCATGTCACTTGGAGAAGTGGCTCCAGAATCGGGGCATTTTGGATTAATTCAACCTATTAAAATTAGTACAACTGATATTGCGGCCGCGTTAGTATTTGCATTAGCTGCATTAACAGATTTCTTTGATGGATGGATAGCTAGAAAATTTAATGTGGAAACTGTGCTAGGAAAATTACTAGATCCATTAGCAGATAAATTACTTGTTGTTTCAGCTATGGTTATTTTAGTAGAAAAACATAGAATGGATGGCTTAATAGCGGTTATAATAATTGTTCGAGATCTTGGAATAAACGCTATAAGATTAGCAGCTGTCGATGATGGTATTCAAATATCTTCAAATATAATAGGAAAGACTAAAACAACATTTCAGGATATAGGAATTATTGGATTGACTGTTTGTGGTACCTTATGGTTTATCCCATTTCATTATATCGGACAACTTTTTATCTTTCTTGCTTTAGCAGCGAGCTTAATTAGTGGTGGTCAATATTTATTTGATTATGCTAGAAAATTAAAAAAGAATTAA
- a CDS encoding peroxiredoxin — MSVLVGRQAPNFKAEAVVNNDFKEVSLSDFKGKKYVVLFFYPLDFTFVCPTELHAFQEKLEEFSKRDVEVIGCSIDSKFSHYAWLNTPKNKGGIEGVKYTLISDIHRTIARDYDVLSDGGVAFRGLFLIDKNGLVRHQIVNDLPLGRNVDEALRMVDALQHFEKHGEVCPANWNKGKDAMKATQDGVSNYLAKH; from the coding sequence ATGAGCGTATTAGTTGGACGTCAGGCACCAAACTTTAAGGCTGAAGCTGTTGTTAACAATGATTTTAAAGAAGTTTCTCTTTCTGATTTTAAAGGTAAAAAATATGTCGTATTATTTTTCTATCCTTTAGATTTTACTTTCGTTTGTCCGACCGAATTGCATGCCTTTCAAGAAAAATTAGAAGAATTTTCAAAAAGAGATGTTGAAGTTATTGGATGTAGTATTGATAGTAAATTTTCTCACTATGCTTGGTTAAATACACCAAAAAATAAGGGAGGAATTGAAGGAGTTAAATACACTTTAATTTCTGATATTCATCGGACAATTGCCAGAGATTACGATGTTCTAAGCGATGGTGGAGTTGCTTTTAGAGGTTTATTTTTAATCGATAAAAATGGTCTTGTTCGTCACCAAATAGTTAACGATCTCCCTTTAGGAAGAAACGTTGATGAAGCTTTAAGAATGGTAGATGCTCTCCAACATTTTGAAAAACATGGAGAAGTATGTCCTGCTAATTGGAATAAAGGCAAAGACGCTATGAAAGCAACGCAAGATGGTGTAAGTAATTATTTAGCGAAACACTAA